A genomic segment from Streptomyces sp. NBC_01233 encodes:
- a CDS encoding TetR/AcrR family transcriptional regulator, translating into MARMPSADRRRQLTEAAIRAMTRDGVARTTTRSISAEAGVSLSVFHYCFDSKQALLESVMAAITEHSITVVKEAIQPKATLRETVRAGFQAYWDHVSAHPGEHMLTYELTQYALRRPGFEHLARRQYRLYADTYTELIEQLRHHMGFELRVPVTVLARYLAAMTDGLTLNHLVLGDEKISTDILDTITDHVAGLVGDDCAGGFGDHGDGARPPVGERVAPPRSD; encoded by the coding sequence ATGGCACGGATGCCGTCGGCCGACCGGCGCCGGCAGCTGACCGAGGCCGCCATCCGCGCGATGACCCGCGACGGGGTCGCCCGGACGACGACCCGGTCGATCTCCGCCGAGGCGGGCGTGTCACTGAGCGTCTTCCACTACTGCTTCGACTCCAAGCAGGCCCTGCTCGAATCCGTCATGGCGGCGATCACCGAGCACAGCATCACCGTGGTGAAGGAGGCGATCCAGCCGAAGGCCACCCTCCGCGAGACCGTCCGGGCCGGCTTCCAGGCGTACTGGGACCACGTGTCCGCCCACCCCGGCGAGCACATGCTCACGTACGAACTCACGCAGTACGCCCTGCGCCGGCCCGGTTTCGAGCACCTGGCGCGACGCCAGTACCGGCTGTACGCCGACACCTACACCGAGCTCATCGAACAGCTCCGTCACCACATGGGCTTCGAACTCCGCGTCCCCGTGACCGTACTCGCCCGCTATCTCGCCGCCATGACGGACGGGCTGACGCTCAACCACCTCGTGCTCGGCGACGAGAAGATCTCCACGGACATCCTCGACACGATCACCGACCACGTGGCGGGCCTCGTCGGGGACGACTGCGCCGGCGGCTTCGGCGACCACGGCGACGGGGCCCGGCCGCCCGTCGGGGAGCGCGTCGCACCCCCGCGCTCCGACTGA
- a CDS encoding galactose-binding domain-containing protein, with translation MTISRHTHHRRRPLAVLSLLLAVVAMVLGPVPSSSAADPGWWNPVARPAPDSEINVTGEPFKGTDSQGRVRGFVDAHDHLMSNEGFGGRLICGKPFSEQGVADALKDCPEHYPDGTLAIFDFITKGGDGKHDPDGWPTFKDWPAHDSLTHQQNYYAWVERAWRGGQRVLVNDLVTNGVICSVYFFKDRGCDEMTAIRLEAQKTYDMQAYIDKMYGGPGKGWFRIVTDSAQARDVVKQGKLAVVLGVETSEPFGCKQILDIAQCSKEDIDRGLDELHRLGVRSMFLCHKFDNALCGVRFDQGALGTAINVGQFLSTGTFWQTEKCKGPQHDNPIGLAAAPEAQKQLPAGVAVPSYAADAQCNTRGLTDLGEYAVRGMMKRKMMLEIDHMGVKAAGRAFDILESESYPGVISSHSWMDLDWTERVYRLGGFVAQYMGGSEAFSAEAKRTDALREKYKVGYGYGTDMNGVGGWPGPRGADTPNPVRYPFRSTDGGSVIDKQTTGVRTWDLNTDGASHYGLVPDWIEDIRITGGQDVVDDLFRGAESYLTTWGSSEKHKAGVNLAAGAAASASSSEWNPFISYAPSRAVDGNTGTRWASDWSDDQWLQIDLGTPGLVKRVTLDWERAHGTSYRIELSGDGTNWQSAWSTTTGDGGLDTAQFAGTPARYVRVHGLQRGTQWGYSLHEVGVYSS, from the coding sequence ATGACCATTTCCCGACACACGCACCACAGGCGTAGGCCCCTCGCGGTCCTGTCATTGCTCCTCGCCGTGGTGGCCATGGTGCTCGGCCCCGTGCCCAGTTCCTCCGCCGCCGACCCCGGCTGGTGGAACCCGGTCGCCCGGCCCGCACCCGACTCCGAGATCAACGTCACCGGCGAACCCTTCAAGGGGACCGACTCCCAGGGACGCGTCCGGGGCTTCGTCGACGCGCACGACCACCTGATGTCCAACGAGGGCTTCGGCGGCCGTCTCATCTGCGGCAAGCCGTTCTCCGAGCAGGGGGTGGCCGACGCGCTCAAGGACTGCCCCGAGCACTACCCCGACGGCACGCTCGCCATCTTCGACTTCATCACCAAGGGCGGCGACGGCAAGCACGACCCGGACGGCTGGCCGACCTTCAAGGACTGGCCCGCCCACGACTCGCTGACCCACCAGCAGAACTACTACGCCTGGGTCGAACGCGCCTGGCGCGGCGGCCAGCGGGTGCTCGTCAACGACCTCGTCACCAACGGCGTCATCTGCTCGGTCTACTTCTTCAAGGACCGCGGCTGCGACGAGATGACCGCCATCCGCCTGGAGGCGCAGAAGACGTACGACATGCAGGCGTACATCGACAAGATGTACGGCGGCCCGGGCAAGGGCTGGTTCCGGATCGTCACCGACTCCGCGCAGGCCCGCGACGTCGTCAAGCAGGGCAAGCTGGCCGTCGTCCTCGGGGTCGAGACCTCCGAGCCGTTCGGCTGCAAGCAGATCCTGGACATCGCGCAGTGCAGCAAGGAGGACATCGACCGCGGCCTGGACGAGCTGCACAGGCTGGGCGTGCGCAGCATGTTCCTGTGCCACAAGTTCGACAACGCCCTGTGCGGGGTCCGCTTCGACCAGGGCGCGCTCGGCACGGCGATCAACGTGGGCCAGTTCCTGTCCACCGGCACCTTCTGGCAGACGGAGAAGTGCAAGGGCCCGCAGCACGACAACCCCATCGGTCTCGCGGCTGCGCCCGAGGCGCAGAAGCAGCTCCCGGCGGGCGTGGCGGTCCCCTCGTACGCGGCGGACGCTCAGTGCAACACCCGCGGTCTCACCGATCTCGGCGAGTACGCGGTGCGCGGCATGATGAAACGCAAGATGATGCTGGAGATCGACCACATGGGGGTCAAGGCCGCGGGCCGGGCCTTCGACATCCTCGAATCCGAGTCGTACCCCGGCGTGATCTCCTCGCACAGCTGGATGGACCTCGACTGGACGGAGCGGGTGTACCGGCTCGGCGGCTTCGTCGCCCAGTACATGGGCGGCTCCGAGGCCTTCAGTGCGGAGGCCAAGCGCACGGATGCGCTGCGCGAGAAGTACAAGGTCGGCTACGGCTACGGCACCGACATGAACGGCGTCGGAGGCTGGCCCGGCCCCCGCGGCGCGGACACCCCGAACCCGGTCCGCTACCCCTTCCGCAGCACCGACGGCGGCTCCGTGATCGACAAGCAGACCACGGGCGTGCGCACCTGGGACCTCAACACCGACGGTGCCTCGCACTACGGCCTGGTCCCGGACTGGATCGAGGACATCCGGATCACCGGCGGCCAGGACGTGGTGGACGACCTGTTCCGGGGCGCCGAGTCCTACCTCACCACCTGGGGTTCGTCCGAGAAGCACAAGGCCGGGGTGAACCTCGCCGCGGGCGCCGCCGCCTCGGCCAGCTCGTCCGAGTGGAACCCGTTCATCAGCTACGCGCCCTCGCGGGCCGTGGACGGGAACACGGGCACCCGCTGGGCGAGCGACTGGAGCGACGACCAGTGGCTCCAGATCGACCTCGGGACACCGGGCCTGGTCAAGCGCGTCACCCTCGACTGGGAACGCGCCCACGGCACGTCGTACCGGATCGAGCTCTCGGGCGACGGCACGAACTGGCAGTCCGCGTGGTCCACGACCACCGGTGACGGCGGGCTGGACACGGCGCAGTTCGCCGGCACCCCGGCCCGGTACGTACGCGTCCACGGACTGCAGCGCGGCACCCAGTGGGGGTACTCGCTCCACGAGGTCGGCGTCTACAGCAGCTGA